From Sporosarcina sp. Marseille-Q4943, the proteins below share one genomic window:
- the rplP gene encoding 50S ribosomal protein L16, protein MLMPKRVKYRRVFRGKMRGTTKGGASVQFGEFGLQATESGWITNRQIESARIAMTRYMKRGGKVWINIFPHKPYTKKPLEVRMGSGKGAVEGWVAVVKPGRVMFEIAGVSEEVAREALRLASHKLPVKSKFVKREEIGGESNES, encoded by the coding sequence ATGTTAATGCCTAAACGCGTTAAATATCGTCGTGTATTCCGTGGTAAAATGCGCGGAACTACTAAAGGCGGAGCATCGGTACAGTTTGGTGAGTTCGGCCTGCAAGCGACTGAATCAGGTTGGATCACAAACCGTCAAATCGAATCTGCCCGTATCGCTATGACACGTTACATGAAGCGTGGCGGTAAAGTTTGGATCAACATCTTCCCACATAAGCCATATACGAAAAAGCCTCTTGAAGTCCGGATGGGTTCCGGTAAAGGTGCTGTAGAAGGCTGGGTAGCAGTAGTAAAACCAGGTCGTGTAATGTTTGAAATCGCAGGTGTGTCAGAAGAGGTTGCCCGTGAAGCACTTCGTCTCGCATCTCACAAACTGCCCGTGAAGAGCAAGTTTGTAAAACGTGAAGAAATTGGTGGTGAATCTAATGAAAGCTAA
- the rplE gene encoding 50S ribosomal protein L5 has translation MSRLKEKFSKEITPALMSKFEYSSVMQVPKVEKIVINMGVGDAVQNTKALDAAVEDLTIISGQKPVVTKAKKSIAGFRLREGMPIGAKVTLRGERMYEFLDKLISVSLPRVRDFRGVSKKSFDGRGNYTLGVKEQLIFPEIDYDKVSKVRGMDIVIVTTANSDEEARELLTQFGMPFQK, from the coding sequence ATGAGCCGATTAAAAGAAAAATTTTCGAAAGAAATCACACCTGCTCTCATGAGCAAGTTTGAATATAGTTCTGTAATGCAAGTACCAAAAGTGGAGAAAATCGTCATCAACATGGGTGTTGGTGATGCTGTTCAAAACACTAAAGCGCTAGATGCAGCGGTCGAAGATCTAACGATCATTTCTGGTCAGAAGCCAGTTGTAACTAAAGCGAAAAAGTCAATCGCTGGATTCCGTCTTCGTGAAGGAATGCCGATCGGAGCGAAGGTGACACTACGCGGCGAACGCATGTATGAATTCCTGGACAAGCTGATCTCAGTTTCACTTCCACGTGTCCGTGACTTCCGTGGTGTTTCAAAGAAATCATTCGACGGTCGCGGGAACTACACACTCGGTGTGAAAGAACAGCTAATTTTCCCTGAAATTGACTACGATAAAGTATCTAAAGTACGAGGAATGGATATCGTCATCGTTACGACTGCTAACTCCGATGAAGAAGCACGCGAGTTGCTAACGCAGTTCGGCATGCCGTTCCAAAAGTAA
- the rplN gene encoding 50S ribosomal protein L14, with the protein MIQQESRMKVADNSGAREVLTIKVLGGTGRKTANIGDVVVVTVKKATPGGVVKKGDVVKAVIVRTKSGVRRKDGSYITFDENACVIIRDDKSPRGTRIFGPVARELRDSNFMKIISLAPEVL; encoded by the coding sequence ATGATTCAACAAGAAAGCCGTATGAAAGTTGCCGATAACTCAGGTGCACGTGAAGTTCTAACAATTAAAGTGTTAGGCGGAACAGGCCGTAAAACTGCTAATATCGGTGACGTAGTTGTTGTAACAGTGAAAAAAGCAACACCTGGTGGCGTTGTCAAGAAAGGCGACGTTGTCAAAGCTGTTATCGTCCGCACGAAAAGCGGAGTACGTCGTAAAGATGGCTCCTACATTACGTTCGACGAAAACGCATGTGTTATCATCCGTGATGACAAGAGCCCACGTGGAACTCGTATTTTCGGACCTGTTGCACGCGAATTGCGCGACAGCAACTTCATGAAAATCATTTCCCTAGCTCCAGAAGTTCTTTAA
- the rpmC gene encoding 50S ribosomal protein L29, whose amino-acid sequence MKAKEIRDLTTAEIEQKVKSLKEELFNLRFQLATGQLENTARIREVRKSIARMKTVIRQREISANN is encoded by the coding sequence ATGAAAGCTAAAGAAATCCGTGACTTAACAACTGCAGAGATCGAGCAAAAAGTGAAATCACTGAAAGAAGAGCTTTTCAACCTTCGCTTCCAATTAGCGACAGGACAATTAGAAAACACTGCACGCATCCGTGAAGTTCGCAAATCGATTGCGCGCATGAAAACTGTAATACGTCAAAGAGAGATCAGTGCAAATAACTGA
- the rplV gene encoding 50S ribosomal protein L22 — MQQAKATARTVRIAPRKVRLVVDLIRGKKIGEAVAILRLTPKAASPVVEKVLKSAIANAEHNYEMDVENMIVSEVFVDEGPTMKRFRPRAQGRATAINKRTSHITVVVSEKKEG; from the coding sequence ATGCAACAAGCAAAAGCTACTGCCCGCACAGTCCGTATTGCTCCTCGCAAAGTCCGTTTGGTCGTTGATCTTATCCGGGGCAAGAAAATCGGTGAAGCTGTCGCGATTCTACGCCTGACGCCGAAAGCGGCATCTCCGGTTGTAGAAAAAGTATTGAAATCAGCAATCGCTAATGCTGAACACAACTATGAAATGGATGTTGAGAACATGATCGTCAGCGAAGTATTCGTTGATGAAGGTCCAACAATGAAACGTTTCCGTCCGCGTGCACAAGGTCGTGCAACTGCGATCAATAAACGTACTAGCCACATTACAGTAGTGGTATCCGAAAAGAAGGAGGGGTAA
- the rpsN gene encoding 30S ribosomal protein S14 gives MAKKSMIVKQKRTPKFKVQEYTRCERCGRPHSVYRKFKLCRICFRELAYKGQIPGVKKASW, from the coding sequence GTGGCTAAGAAATCAATGATCGTTAAACAGAAACGTACGCCAAAGTTCAAGGTACAAGAATATACACGTTGCGAGCGCTGTGGTCGCCCGCACTCCGTATATCGTAAATTTAAACTTTGCCGTATTTGTTTCCGAGAACTTGCATATAAGGGACAAATTCCTGGCGTTAAAAAAGCTAGTTGGTAA
- the rpsC gene encoding 30S ribosomal protein S3, translating to MGQKVHPNGLRVGIIRDWDSKWYAEKDYANLLHEDLKIREYIEKRLVDAAVSKVEIERAAKRVNITIHTAKPGMVIGKGGSEVEALRKSLNDITGKRVHINIVEIKRADLDAKLVAESIARQLEGRVSFRRAQKQAIQRTIRAGAKGIKTQVSGRLGGADIARAEHYSEGTVPLHTLRADIDYAHAEADTTYGKLGVKVWIYRGEVLPVKKNSEEGGN from the coding sequence GTGGGTCAAAAAGTACATCCTAATGGTTTACGGGTTGGCATCATTCGTGATTGGGATTCGAAATGGTATGCAGAAAAAGACTATGCGAATCTTCTACATGAAGACTTGAAAATCCGTGAGTACATCGAAAAACGCCTTGTTGACGCAGCAGTTTCCAAAGTGGAAATCGAGCGTGCCGCAAAGCGTGTCAACATTACTATCCACACTGCGAAGCCGGGCATGGTGATCGGTAAAGGCGGTTCTGAAGTCGAAGCACTTCGTAAATCGTTGAACGATATCACTGGCAAGCGTGTACACATCAACATCGTAGAAATCAAACGTGCTGATCTTGACGCGAAATTGGTTGCAGAATCAATTGCACGCCAATTGGAAGGCCGTGTGTCATTCCGTCGTGCTCAAAAACAAGCAATCCAACGCACAATCCGCGCTGGTGCAAAAGGAATCAAAACACAAGTATCCGGACGTCTTGGCGGTGCTGACATCGCTCGTGCGGAACACTACAGTGAAGGTACTGTTCCTCTTCATACATTACGTGCAGACATTGACTATGCACACGCAGAAGCTGACACAACTTATGGTAAGCTCGGCGTAAAAGTATGGATCTACCGGGGAGAAGTCCTTCCAGTGAAGAAGAACTCTGAGGAAGGAGGCAACTAA
- the rplX gene encoding 50S ribosomal protein L24, giving the protein MHVKKGDKVMVITGKDKGKTGVILAAFPKKDRVLVEGVNIVKKHTKPNQANPQGGIVSQEAAIHVSNVMPIDPITGEPTRVGYKFENGEKIRIAKKSGEALDK; this is encoded by the coding sequence ATGCACGTTAAAAAAGGCGATAAAGTTATGGTCATCACCGGAAAAGATAAAGGTAAGACCGGAGTAATCTTAGCTGCTTTCCCTAAGAAGGATCGCGTGCTTGTGGAAGGCGTAAACATTGTTAAGAAACATACAAAGCCGAACCAAGCAAATCCTCAAGGCGGAATCGTCAGCCAAGAGGCAGCTATCCATGTATCCAACGTCATGCCAATCGATCCTATAACAGGCGAGCCTACTCGCGTAGGATACAAATTCGAAAATGGCGAAAAGATTCGTATTGCTAAAAAATCCGGTGAAGCGCTGGACAAATGA
- the rpsQ gene encoding 30S ribosomal protein S17 → MTERNQRKVYTGRVVSDKMDKTVTVMVETHKKHTLYGKRVKYSKKFKAHDELNEAKIGDVVRIMETRPLSATKRFRLIEVVEKAVII, encoded by the coding sequence ATGACTGAGCGTAACCAGCGCAAAGTATATACAGGCCGTGTTGTATCCGACAAAATGGATAAAACGGTTACCGTAATGGTAGAGACACATAAAAAACACACTTTATATGGTAAACGTGTAAAGTACTCTAAGAAATTCAAGGCCCATGACGAATTGAATGAAGCGAAAATCGGCGATGTAGTTCGCATTATGGAAACACGTCCACTTTCAGCTACAAAGCGTTTCCGCCTCATCGAAGTAGTCGAGAAAGCGGTCATCATCTAA